The proteins below come from a single Candidatus Binatia bacterium genomic window:
- a CDS encoding CsbD family protein: MNWDQIEGKWKELTGGLKEHWGKLTDDELQLIGGKREKLAGLLQQKYGIAKEAAEAQIAKFEKSLDNLKHGAS, translated from the coding sequence ATGAACTGGGATCAGATCGAAGGCAAATGGAAGGAACTGACGGGCGGCTTGAAAGAACACTGGGGCAAGCTCACGGATGACGAGCTGCAACTGATCGGCGGAAAACGCGAGAAGCTCGCCGGGCTGCTCCAGCAGAAGTACGGCATCGCCAAAGAAGCGGCCGAGGCACAGATCGCGAAGTTCGAAAAGAGTCTCGACAACCTGAAGCACGGAGCATCATGA
- a CDS encoding response regulator, whose translation MTDAAVATVFVVDDDAAVRKSLRELMTSVPLPVETFASSREFLDSYDPDRPGCLVLDVRLKEGSGLDLQDELHRRNVQLPVIVLTGHGDVPMSVRALKAGAFDFLQKPPPPAVLLERIQAAIERDQAARASAAGTLDTVERLASLTPRERDVMTLLVAGETSKEVASDLGISVRTVEGHRRRILSKLDVTSAAQLVRVVLSAKGAQPVG comes from the coding sequence ATGACGGACGCGGCAGTTGCAACTGTTTTCGTGGTCGACGACGACGCCGCCGTGCGCAAATCGCTTCGCGAGTTAATGACGTCGGTTCCCCTGCCGGTCGAAACCTTCGCTTCCAGCCGCGAATTCCTCGATTCCTACGACCCGGATCGTCCGGGATGCCTGGTCCTCGACGTTCGACTGAAAGAAGGAAGCGGGCTCGACCTTCAGGACGAGCTCCATCGGCGTAACGTGCAGCTGCCGGTGATTGTTCTGACCGGGCACGGGGACGTTCCCATGTCCGTGCGGGCGCTAAAAGCAGGGGCATTCGACTTTCTACAGAAACCTCCTCCGCCCGCCGTGCTTCTCGAGAGGATTCAGGCTGCCATCGAACGGGACCAGGCCGCCCGCGCTTCGGCGGCCGGCACCCTGGATACCGTGGAGCGCCTGGCATCGCTGACTCCGCGCGAGCGCGACGTGATGACGCTTCTCGTGGCAGGCGAAACCTCGAAGGAGGTCGCGTCGGATCTGGGAATCAGCGTCAGGACAGTCGAAGGCCACCGGCGCCGGATACTCTCGAAACTCGACGTGACGTCGGCCGCGCAACTTGTGCGCGTGGTACTGAGCGCCAAGGGTGCACAACCCGTCGGCTGA